In the genome of Cyanobacteriota bacterium, the window CAATAAAAACCATCAGCGCAATTACCGGCCCCAAGGCTAAAGCCATCAAAGCAAGAAAACTAGCATCGCCTCCACCAAAAACAGTCAAAGTCTGTTCATCTGTTTCTTCTGCGCCCTGATTTGCAAAAACATAATCGATACAAATTTCATTAACCAAATAAGACAAGCCGAGTGCAAGATTGAACCAGAAAAAGATAGTTAGTGGATATTTATAAGCCAAAAATAATTCAATCGCTGTCAAAATCAAATAGAGCCAAGTCACATACTTAGCCAAAAATTCATTCCTAAAACAAATTCCAGAACTTGCAATATGTAGAGCTTTCTCTTTAAAATAAAATAAATTAGCAGTATGAGTCAAAGCATCAATCACCAAAATACTTAAGCCATAATAACCAATCCCAGTTGCTAATTCCCCCAATGCATCTGGTAGTTTGGTATAGGCTGGAACCGAATCATAAAAAGGGCTAGAGAATAGTGAAATATACAAAACCACAAAAATAGTTCCAGTATAAGTAAGGGCATGGGGTAAGCGATGATGCTTGACATCAATAAAACCAAGTGCAACAGCAATGGTAATTAAAATCAAAGTGAAAAAATATTCTTGCAGACTTGCAACATGCTCAAGCATAAAAATACCGAGCATCCCAACTATTGCTTCAACAATGGGATAAGTAATTGGAATGATTGTTTTGCATTGGCTACAAGCACCCTTGAGAAAAACATAACTTACTAGTGGAATGTTCTCATACCAAAGAAGTTGATGACCGCAACTTGGGCAGTATGAGCGTGGCGTGAGTATCGAATGGCCAAGTGGCACTCTATAAATCAAAACATTGGCAAAACTACCAAAGAAAAAAGCTATAATTGCTAACGCAGGGCTAAAACTTTGGACCAAATTCAACATCATGTCAAAAACAATTTTACTACAGCCTACCTTGGCTTAGGGTCTAATCTTGGCGATAGAGCAGATCATCTTAATAGAGCAATCGAATTACTTGATAATCACACTGCTATTTCAGTAATTGCTCAGTCCAGTCATTACGACAACCCCGCAATTGAGGGTGCTGGTCCTCAAGACTTCCTTAATTCAGTTATCGAAATCCAAACTAGTCTCAATCCAATTCAATTACTTGATTTTGTATTAGACCTTGAAATTCATATTGACCCAGATCGCAATTCAAGAGGTCGCAAATTATCGCGCCAACTTGATATCGATATTCTTCGCTTTGGTGATCTTGAGATGGACGAAGAGAGATTGATATTGCCGCATCCAAGAATGCAGGAGCGTGATTTTGTGATGAAGCCGCTGAATGAGCTTTTGGATCTGTCAGCCTCGCAAGGTGGTGCAAGATGAACAAAGTTGTAGATCAAGCTAAAGCAAGCCTTGCAGCCAACCCTCGCTACTGCATCCGCAAGATGTATCTTAGTGACGTAGACAGAGTTACAGAACTTGACCCAATTGTATTTGGTGAGATGCATTGGACCCGCAATATTTTTACGAATGAGCTAGCTAACCCTAATGCAGTTTACTTTGTGGCTTCCAGACTTGATGAAGCAGGTGAAGACACTAGTGAGGTCTTAGGTTACGGCGGCGCCTGGCACGTGCTCGACGAGATGCACATCATGACTCTTGGCACTGATCCAGATTATCGCCGTAACAAAATCGCTGAATCAATTATCATCGCACTTATTGCTGATGCCATAGCTGCCAAAATCAAATCTATTAGTCTTGAGGTTAGGTTAAGTAACGCCGCTGCCCAAAAGCTCTACGCTCGTTATGATTTTCAGCAACAAGGGATTAGAAAGAATTATTACGAGAGCGATGGTGAATCAGCTCTTATACTTTGGACCTCTGATATTCAAACTGATGAGTTTCAACAGAACTACCTTGAGCAACTTGAGCGCCTTTCTTTGCCGCAAACATCCTGAATTGCAGCCATTCCAATCGCTTCAGGTCATTATCGACATTGCTATGATCCTCTCTAGACCTAAAACTATTTTCAACTTCATACTTGAATTGATGGTACTTAGCTGGATCAAAAAGTGTAAAATATAAATTCAAAGCAGCAATACTATCTAATAAAATATACTTGCTATTAATTTTTTCCAATCTTTCTCTTTTGAGAGTGATCTCATGAGTCTTAGTTGCTTTGTATTCTTGAATAGCCTTTCCTAAACTAAAATCAAAGGTATCACAAAGATTAGAAGCAAGATCTACTAATTCACCATCACTAGTCCTCGCAATTAAAACAGTTTTAATATCTCTAGATTCATCAGCAGAAATTATAGATTCTGCTTGAAATAGGTCAACTAAAAGACTCAGCTCCTCACGTAAATCTTTAGCAGCAAAAGTCTCAAGATGTTTTCTCAATCCAATAACCTTGTCTTTAAGTAAAGCCAAATCAGCTAGGTCCGGAGCTTGATGAAGCTCATGAATCGGAGCTGCTGGCTTAGTGGTCTCTGCCCTAGGCGTTTCCTCTGCAGCAAGACTTACTCCAAGCCCAAGACTCAAAGCAAATGCAGTTAAGGGTTTGATGGACATTTAGTTAAGCTCAGCCTTGCTGGCAACACTCAGCTCATCTTGCTTATTACGATCCTTGGCAATAACTCTATCAAGTGCACTTTGCCTTGCACCTCGTTGTCCTTGGTAATTACTCGCACCATGTTTTTTCTTACCGTAAGGATTAGCAACAAACAAATTCTTAGCAAAAATCATTTGTGCAATTGCTTTGCCAGATTGTAAGACCAAAGGTGTCTTGCCTTGATTAGTTAATTCAACAACCGCCTCACCCTGAAAACCGCTATCAAACAAACCAGCAGACTCAACATAGAGTCCAAGCCTTGCCCAAGAGCTTTTGCCTTGCAGCACTCCATGAATATAACTAGGAAAATAAAAATACTCCTCAGTAGTTGCAAGTACAAACTCACCAGGATTAAGCATAATAAAATCCGCTTCAAAAGTTTCAAAACTTCCATCTGCCATTTGCCTAGCAAAGTCTCTAGCCATATGCACATCAAGACTATTAGGCTGGACAGCTTCCTTGCGATAATTATCAATGCGCAATAAACCGAGTGTCATATACAAACGAATTTGCCAATCCACTAAATTACCAGGCGCATAAAAAATCATGTGCAATAAATAAAGAGTAAATAAAATCAAACCAGGAAGAACCATTGATTATTATTTTACCGAGTTAATGCCCTCCAGTCTATTAAAAATCAATAATCAAACCCCACCCCGGGTATCACAAAAACCCCATACC includes:
- the dcd gene encoding dCTP deaminase; this encodes MVLPGLILFTLYLLHMIFYAPGNLVDWQIRLYMTLGLLRIDNYRKEAVQPNSLDVHMARDFARQMADGSFETFEADFIMLNPGEFVLATTEEYFYFPSYIHGVLQGKSSWARLGLYVESAGLFDSGFQGEAVVELTNQGKTPLVLQSGKAIAQMIFAKNLFVANPYGKKKHGASNYQGQRGARQSALDRVIAKDRNKQDELSVASKAELN
- the rimI gene encoding ribosomal protein S18-alanine N-acetyltransferase gives rise to the protein MNKVVDQAKASLAANPRYCIRKMYLSDVDRVTELDPIVFGEMHWTRNIFTNELANPNAVYFVASRLDEAGEDTSEVLGYGGAWHVLDEMHIMTLGTDPDYRRNKIAESIIIALIADAIAAKIKSISLEVRLSNAAAQKLYARYDFQQQGIRKNYYESDGESALILWTSDIQTDEFQQNYLEQLERLSLPQTS
- a CDS encoding prepilin peptidase; translation: MMLNLVQSFSPALAIIAFFFGSFANVLIYRVPLGHSILTPRSYCPSCGHQLLWYENIPLVSYVFLKGACSQCKTIIPITYPIVEAIVGMLGIFMLEHVASLQEYFFTLILITIAVALGFIDVKHHRLPHALTYTGTIFVVLYISLFSSPFYDSVPAYTKLPDALGELATGIGYYGLSILVIDALTHTANLFYFKEKALHIASSGICFRNEFLAKYVTWLYLILTAIELFLAYKYPLTIFFWFNLALGLSYLVNEICIDYVFANQGAEETDEQTLTVFGGGDASFLALMALALGPVIALMVFIVACYIALFQVILGKIKSFFSKDSVKLTSKYTPLGGALAFAFIAAMMILETRF
- the folK gene encoding 2-amino-4-hydroxy-6-hydroxymethyldihydropteridine diphosphokinase; amino-acid sequence: MDQIQHHVKNNFTTAYLGLGSNLGDRADHLNRAIELLDNHTAISVIAQSSHYDNPAIEGAGPQDFLNSVIEIQTSLNPIQLLDFVLDLEIHIDPDRNSRGRKLSRQLDIDILRFGDLEMDEERLILPHPRMQERDFVMKPLNELLDLSASQGGAR